A genomic segment from Etheostoma spectabile isolate EspeVRDwgs_2016 chromosome 11, UIUC_Espe_1.0, whole genome shotgun sequence encodes:
- the fhl2a gene encoding four and a half LIM domains protein 2a, which yields MTERYDCHYCKESLFGKKYVLREENPYCVKCYESLYSNTCEECKKPIGCNTRDLSYKDRHWHEECFMCFQCKRSLVDKPFSTKDEKLLCTECYSNEYSSKCHECKKTIMPGSRKMEHKGNSWHETCFTCQRCQQPIGTKSFIPKDNHNFCVPCYEKQFAMQCVHCKKPITTGGVTYRDQPWHKDCFLCTSCKQQLSGQRFTSRDDFAYCLNCFCNLYAKKCASCTTPISGLGGSKYISFEERQWHNDCFNCKKCSVSLVGRGFLTERDDILCPECGKDI from the exons ATGACTGAGCGCTACGACTGCCACTACTGCAAGGAGTCCCTGTTTGGGAAGAAGTATGTTTTGAGAGAAGAGAATCCCTACTGTGTGAAATGTTATGAGAGCCTGTACTCCAACACCtgtgaggaatgcaagaagccCATTGGCTGCAACACCAGG GACCTGTCATACAAGGACCGTCACTGGCATGAGGAGTGTTTCATGTGCTTCCAGTGCAAGCGCTCGCTGGTGGACAAGCCCTTTTCCACCAAGGATGAAAAGCTCCTCTGCACTGAGTGCTACTCCAATGAGTATTCCTCCAAGTGCCACGAGTGCAAGAAAACCATCATGCCAG GTTCCAGGAAGATGGAGCACAAGGGCAACAGCTGGCACGAGACCTGTTTCACCTGCCAGAGATGCCAGCAGCCCATTGGCACCAAGAGCTTCATCCCCAAGGACAACCACAACTTCTGTGTGCCCTGCTATGAGAAGCAGTTTGCCATGCAGTGTGTACACTGCAAGAAG cccATCACCACTGGCGGGGTGACCTACCGTGACCAGCCCTGGCATAAGGACTGCTTCCTGTGCACCAGCTGCAAGCAGCAGCTGTCTGGCCAGAGGTTTACCTCTAGAGATGACTTTGCCTATTGTCTCAACTGCTTCTGCAATCTTTATGCCAAGAAGTGTGCCTCCTGCACCACCCCCATCAGTG GCCTTGGAGGCAGCAAGTACATTTCCTTTGAGGAGCGCCAGTGGCACAACGACTGCTTCAACTGTAAGAAGTGCTCTGTGTCCCTGGTTGGCCGTGGCTTCCTCACTGAACGTGATGATATCCTGTGCCCAGAGTGCGGCAAGGACATCTAA
- the pou3f3a gene encoding LOW QUALITY PROTEIN: POU domain, class 3, transcription factor 3-A (The sequence of the model RefSeq protein was modified relative to this genomic sequence to represent the inferred CDS: inserted 1 base in 1 codon) has product MLWGMATATSSPYLASSRILSGPVLHSDRRVGGMQPGSTAVTTVSSGYRGDPSVKMVQSDFMQGAMASNGGHMLSHAHQWVTSLPHAAAAAAAAAVAAVEAGSPWSXSSQPQDVKRGREDLHTGTALHHRSPHLGPHQAHLGSWGSSSAAHISITEGQQQQQQQQQQQQQQQQQSLIYSQPGGFTVNGMLSSHAGQSLMHQGLVRGESPELDHGNHRHHHHHHNHHTHHHQHHGMNHEPHSDEDTPTSDDLEHFAKQFKQRRIKLGFTQADVGLALGTLYGNVFSQTTICRFEALQLSFKNMCKLKPLLNKWLEEADSTTGSPTSIDKIATQGRKRKKRTSIEVSVKGALESHFLKCPKPSAQEINSLADNLQLEKEVVRVWFCNRRQKEKRMTPPGLPRSPEDAYSQVGSIGPDTPSPSIDCKRMYSDT; this is encoded by the exons ATGCTTTGGGGGATGGCCACAGCCACCTCGAGTCCATACCTAGCCAGCAGCAGGATTTTGTCAGGCCCGGTCCTTCACTCTGATCGGAGGGTTGGTGGCATGCAGCCGGGCAGCACCGCTGTGACCACGGTGTCTAGTGGATACAGAGGGGACCCTTCAGTAAAGATGGTGCAGAGTGACTTCATGCAGGGAGCCATGGCGAGCAATGGGGGGCACATGCTAAGCCATGCCCACCAGTGGGTGACATCGCTTCCTCACGCAGCAGCCGCAGCAGCCGCGGCCGCGGTGGCAGCAGTCGAGGCCGGCTCTCCGTGGT CCAGCTCCCAGCCGCAGGACgtgaagagagggagggaggaccTCCACACAGGCACCGCTCTGCACCACAGGTCCCCACATCTGGGGCCCCATCAGGCGCACCTGGGAAGTTGGGGAAGCAGCTCCGCGGCACACATCAGCATCACCGAGgggcagcaacaacagcagcaacaacagcagcagcaacagcagcaacaacaacagtccCTCATTTATTCTCAGCCCGGCGGGTTtacagtcaatgggatgctcaGCTCGCACGCGGGGCAGAGCCTCATGCACCAGGGGCTGGTGCGAGGGGAATCCCCGGAGCTGGACCACGGAAATCACcgtcatcaccatcaccaccataACCACCACACGCACCATCACCAGCATCACGGGATGAACCACGAACCACACTCAGACGAGGACACTCCGACGTCTGATGACTTGGAGCATTTCGCCAAACAGTTCAAACAGCGGCGGATCAAGCTGGGTTTCACTCAGGCAGACGTGGGTTTAGCTTTAGGCACCCTGTACGGCAACGTATTCTCACAGACCACCATCTGCAGGTTTGAAGCGCTTCAGCTGAGCTTTAAGAACATGTGCAAATTGAAGCCTCTGCTAAACAAATGGCTGGAGGAGGCCGACTCCACGACCGGGAGCCCAACCAGCATCGATAAGATCGCCACCCAGggcaggaagaggaaaaagcGCACATCCATCGAAGTGAGCGTGAAAGGCGCGTTGGAGAGCCACTTCCTCAAGTGTCCAAAACCATCCGCACAGGAGATCAACTCACTGGCGGACAATCTGCAGCTGGAGAAGGAGGTGGTCAGGGTCTGGTTCTGCAACCGCAGGCAGAAAGAGAAGCGCATGACTCCGCCAGGACTGCCACGCTCCCCGGAGGACGCATACTCGCAGGTGGGCAGCATAGGTCCTGACACACCGTCACCCTCCATAGACTGCAAGAGGATGTACAGCGACACGTGA
- the gpr45 gene encoding high-affinity lysophosphatidic acid receptor, whose product MAFCNESLLEECGFMGPDNVEEATESLPSEATTPLTSVTLRVTLAAIMIFMITIGFLGNAIVCLIVYQKPAMRSAINLLLATLAFSDIMLSLLCMPFTAVTVATADWSFGSGFCRASIMLYWLFVLEGVSILLIISVDRFLIIVQRQDKLTPHRAKLLIAGSWLLSLCMSLPSVVGWRTGAAGIGGGWAPQCVLGYSDSLADRGYTVLLAVAVFFVPFAVMLYSYMCILNTVRRNTLRIHNHTSEHSCLPALNQVSKMRLTGLQRPPQIKVDMSFKTRAFTTILILFVGFSVCWLPHTVVSLLAVFSRQFYYSSGFYPISIGALWLSYLKTVFNPVIYCWRIKKFREACQEFIPKSCRLCPRVPGRSRRRVRPSNIYVCSETQSAV is encoded by the coding sequence ATGGCTTTTTGTAATGAAAGCCTGCTGGAGGAGTGTGGCTTCATGGGGCCGGACAATGTAGAGGAAGCAACAGAAAGTCTCCCGTCAGAAGCCACAACTCCCCTCACATCAGTCACTCTGCGTGTGACCTTGGCAGCCATAATGATTTTCATGATTACTATTGGTTTCCTCGGCAACGCGATTGTGTGTCTGATTGTTTACCAGAAACCTGCCATGCGTTCTGCTATAAATCTCCTCCTCGCCACGTTGGCCTTTTCGGACATTATGCTCTCTCTGCTCTGCATGCCCTTCACTGCAGTCACTGTGGCCACTGCCGACTGGAGCTTTGGAAGCGGGTTCTGCCGAGCGTCCATCATGCTTTACTGGCTGTTCGTCCTGGAGGGGGTATCCATCCTCCTCATAATAAGTGTGGACCGTTTCCTCATCATTGTGCAGCGGCAGGACAAGTTGACCCCACACAGAGCAAAACTGTTGATCGCAGGTTCATGGTTGCTAAGCCTGTGTATGTCTCTGCCATCTGTAGTTGGATGGAGGACGGGTGCAGCAGGTATTGGGGGTGGCTGGGCGCCGCAGTGTGTGCTGGGATACAGTGATTCTTTGGCAGACCGGGGATACACAGTGCTGTTGGCAGTGGCAGTATTCTTTGTACCTTTTGCTGTTATGCTGTACTCTTACATGTGCATCCTCAACACAGTGCGCCGCAACACCCTGCGCATCCACAACCACACCAGTGAGCATTCCTGTTTGCCAGCCCTCAACCAAGTGAGCAAAATGAGACTGACTGGGCTGCAGCGGCCCCCTCAGATCAAAGTGGACATGAGCTTCAAGACCCGAGCCTTCACTACCATCCTCATCCTCTTTGTCGGCTTCTCGGTGTGCTGGTTGCCACACACGGTTGTCAGCTTGCTGGCCGTGTTCAGCCGCCAGTTCTACTACAGCTCGGGCTTCTACCCAATCAGCATTGGCGCTCTGTGGCTCAGCTACCTGAAGACAGTCTTCAACCCTGTCATCTACTGCTGGAGGATTAAAAAGTTCAGGGAGGCCTGCCAGGAGTTCATTCCCAAGAGCTGCAGACTGTGTCCCAGAGTGCCAGGCAGGAGCCGGAGGAGAGTGAGGCCCAGCAACATCTACGTGTGCAGCGAGACTCAGTCAGCTGTGTAA
- the c11h2orf49 gene encoding ashwin, with the protein MATSTGQDGKIVCTADVDLLLHPELLSQEFMQLILSGKHVSTRDCETRDQLTELYLRHVIPRPQRTLPDSRWGKRMEKTRARQTPAGPSSSNDHNRKRPLVVFDGRASHSGPLKVKKPEGTTVSAGIPDRLKPPPAASLSNPIRRLSGITSSSSIHCSTDTANLQREANSSGEIKSPEAKKKIQHVTWP; encoded by the exons ATGGCGACTTCCACGGGACAAGATGGAAAGATTGTCTGTACCGCGGATGTGGATCTATTACTGCACCCTGAGCTGTTGTCTCAAGAGTTTATGCAGCTGATATTAAGTGGG AAACATGTCAGTACAAGGGACTGTGAGACTCGGGACCAGCTCACAGAGCTCTACCTCCGGCATGTCATCCCGCGGCCGCAGAGGACGTTACCCGACAGCCGCTGGGGCAAGAGGATGGAGAAGACCCGAGCGAGACAGACACCGGCCGGTCCCAG TTCCAGTAACGACCACAATAGGAAAAGGCCTCTGGTTGTGTTTGATGGCAGAGCCTCTCACTCTGGCCCACTAAAAGTAAAGAAACCAGAGGGAACTACCGTGTCAGCAGGAATCCCCGACCGGTTAAAACCTCCTCCTGCTGCAAGCCTGTCCAACCCCATCCGCAGGCTATCTGGAATCACATCTTCCTCATCCATTCACTGCAGCACTGACACAGCAAACCTCCAAAGAGAAGCAAACAGCTCG GGGGAAATTAAGTCTCCAGAGGCGAAGAAAAAGATCCAACATGTTACATGgccctga